From the Pongo pygmaeus isolate AG05252 chromosome X, NHGRI_mPonPyg2-v2.0_pri, whole genome shotgun sequence genome, one window contains:
- the LOC129024460 gene encoding protein SSX3-like — MNGDDAFARRPTVGAQIPEKMQKAFDDIAKYFSKEEWEKMKASEKIIYVYMKRNYEAMTKLGFKATLPPFMRNKRAEDFQGNDSDNDPNRGNQVERPQMTFGRLQRIVPKIMPKKPAEEGNVSKEVPEASGPQNDGKQLCSPGNPTTSGKINTISGPKRGKHAWTHRLRERKQLVIYEEISDPEEDDE; from the exons ATGAACGGAGACGATGCCTTTGCAAGGAGACCCACGGTTGGTGCTCAAATACCAGAGAAGATGCAAAAG gcctTTGATGATATTGCCAAATACTTCTCTAAGGAAGAGTGGGAAAAGATGAAAGCCTCGGAGAAAATCATCTATGTGTATATGAAGAGAAACTATGAGGCCATGACTAAACTAG gtttcaaggccaccctcccacctttcaTGCGTAATAAACGGGCCGAAGACTTCCAGGGGAATGATTCTGATAATGACCCTAACCGTGGGAATCAGG TTGAACGTCCTCAGATGACTTTCGGCAGGCTCCAGAGAATTGTCCCGAAG ATCATGCCCAAGAAGCCAGCAGAGGAAGGAAATGTTTCGAAGGAAGTGCCAGAAGCCTCTGGCCCACAAAACGATGGGAAACAGCTGTGCTCCCCGGGAAACCCAACTACCTCTGGGAAGATTAACACGATATCTG GACCCAAAAGGGGGAAACATGCCTGGACCCACAGACTGCGTGAGAGAAAGCAGCTGGTGATTTATGAAGAGATCAGCGATCCTGAGGAAGATGACGAGTAA